One genomic region from Rosa rugosa chromosome 1, drRosRugo1.1, whole genome shotgun sequence encodes:
- the LOC133733384 gene encoding F-box protein CPR1-like has product MAESDLPEDVIVNILSWLPVKSLIRFTSVSKRFRSIILFDPKFARSQFKAACQLKTLGRRLLFSTDTPQLESLDLDAPWFGDISSVRKLSFPLKEPAFDVRLLGSCNGLVFVAVVVCDDFKLYIWNPLMGFFKELPQPGLSTLPVYYGVGYLSATDDYKLFAGSYGKEIEMFSLRAHVWKTIQNPGYNRGNMLA; this is encoded by the coding sequence ATGGCCGAATCTGACCTACCTGAAGATGTTATAGTCAATATCTTGTCTTGGCTGCCCGTCAAATCCTTGATCCGATTTACCTCCGTTTCAAAACGCTTCCGATCCATTATACTTTTCGACCCCAAATTCGCCAGATCTCAGTTTAAAGCAGCTTGTCAGCTGAAAACCCTAGGTCGCAGACTCCTCTTCTCCACCGACACCCCTCAACTCGAATCCCTAGACTTGGATGCTCCGTGGTTTGGAGACATTTCCTCCGTCAGAAAGCTCAGTTTCCCTCTCAAGGAACCGGCCTTTGATGTCAGGCTACTGGGCTCGTGCAATGGTTTGGTGTTTGTAGCGGTTGTAGTCTGTGATGATTTCAAGCTTTACATCTGGAACCCATTAATGGGATTCTTCAAGGAGTTGCCCCAGCCAGGTTTGTCTACCCTGCCGGTCTATTACGGTGTTGGCTATTTGTCTGCCACCGACGACTACAAACTTTTCGCAGGCTCTTATGGGAAAGAGATCGAGATGTTCTCCTTGAGAGCTCATGTTTGGAAAACAATCCAAAACCCTGGCTATAACAGAGGCAATATGTTGGCgtga